One Candidatus Bathyarchaeota archaeon genomic window carries:
- a CDS encoding glycosyltransferase, with protein MHSTKPFIIACIPFYNEEATIAKVVIQAQKHVDKVIVCDDGSTDYTGLIAERFRKGVALKSLFKKEELALL; from the coding sequence GTGCATTCAACTAAACCCTTTATAATTGCTTGCATTCCATTTTATAATGAAGAAGCTACAATAGCTAAAGTTGTTATTCAAGCACAAAAACATGTAGATAAGGTTATTGTATGCGATGACGGCTCAACTGATTATACAGGCTTAATAGCTGAAAGGTTTAGAAAAGGCGTAGCGCTTAAAAGCTTGTTTAAGAAAGAAGAGCTTGCATTATTGTGA
- a CDS encoding HEPN domain-containing protein, with amino-acid sequence MHDWLREAEAEFEAAKTLFAYKHWSWCCFTCQQAAEKALKALSEYFHEPQLGHNLNLLIQALEARILIPERIRQAASRLNRYYIPTRYPNAFDRGAPADQFFEADAHEALEDAKKVMEFVRSNVKA; translated from the coding sequence GTGCATGATTGGTTAAGGGAGGCTGAAGCTGAATTTGAAGCTGCAAAAACCCTTTTCGCATATAAGCATTGGTCTTGGTGCTGCTTTACTTGCCAGCAAGCAGCAGAGAAAGCTTTAAAGGCTTTAAGCGAATACTTTCATGAGCCTCAGCTTGGGCATAATTTAAATTTGTTGATTCAAGCATTAGAAGCGCGTATATTAATACCTGAGCGAATTCGGCAAGCTGCTTCACGGCTTAATCGCTATTATATTCCAACGCGTTACCCAAATGCTTTTGATCGCGGCGCTCCTGCAGATCAATTTTTTGAAGCAGATGCGCATGAAGCTCTAGAAGACGCAAAAAAGGTGATGGAATTTGTTCGATCCAATGTTAAAGCTTGA
- a CDS encoding PIN domain-containing protein produces MSKELAVDSSIIVKWFKKGEEFEKEALKLRDDILKGTVTIVISEWIYLEVVRALVKSGFPDKKITQAYITLKDMVELGFIKAMPISNLLDKAKELEISLKLYAADAVNLAPSLIRSIDMLSEDKHLLRDSVKEFMKSFKLRILKLNEFYQFM; encoded by the coding sequence TTGAGCAAAGAGTTAGCTGTTGATTCTTCAATAATTGTGAAATGGTTTAAAAAAGGAGAGGAGTTTGAGAAAGAAGCATTAAAGCTTAGAGACGATATCCTAAAAGGAACAGTCACCATTGTAATTTCTGAATGGATTTACCTTGAAGTTGTTAGAGCGCTTGTTAAATCTGGTTTTCCAGATAAAAAGATTACTCAAGCATACATTACTCTAAAAGATATGGTTGAGCTAGGCTTTATAAAAGCGATGCCAATCTCAAATTTACTAGATAAAGCTAAGGAATTAGAAATTTCACTGAAATTATATGCAGCAGACGCTGTAAATTTAGCTCCATCCTTAATAAGATCGATAGATATGCTATCTGAAGATAAGCATTTACTCCGCGATTCTGTAAAAGAGTTTATGAAAAGCTTCAAGCTAAGAATTCTTAAACTTAACGAGTTTTACCAATTCATGTAA
- a CDS encoding DUF2283 domain-containing protein: MAKVKYHPDVDVLVVYLEEAAEDYIEDHGNITVLYREGKPIGFEVWQASKLLTAIKIAKP; the protein is encoded by the coding sequence TTGGCTAAAGTGAAGTATCATCCTGATGTGGATGTTTTAGTGGTTTATTTAGAGGAGGCTGCTGAAGATTATATTGAAGATCATGGAAATATCACAGTTCTTTATCGTGAAGGCAAGCCTATAGGTTTCGAGGTTTGGCAAGCAAGCAAATTGCTTACCGCAATAAAAATCGCTAAGCCTTAA
- a CDS encoding DUF2283 domain-containing protein, whose translation MAEIKVKMSIDPFKVVQKALEKVEKPEFPSKIVALNYDEEADVLYVKFKHAKIIDNSPLDDEGLVLASLNEQREIVGLIIMEASKLA comes from the coding sequence ATGGCGGAAATTAAGGTAAAGATGAGCATAGATCCATTTAAGGTTGTTCAAAAAGCTTTGGAAAAAGTTGAAAAGCCTGAATTTCCAAGCAAGATTGTGGCTCTCAATTATGATGAAGAAGCTGATGTTCTTTACGTAAAGTTTAAGCATGCGAAAATTATTGATAACTCGCCATTAGATGATGAAGGGCTTGTGCTCGCCTCGCTTAATGAGCAGAGAGAAATTGTAGGCTTAATTATAATGGAAGCTTCAAAGCTTGCATGA
- a CDS encoding nucleotidyltransferase domain-containing protein yields the protein MFDPMLKLENPLRKFIYRLMKNRENEIEFIVLFGSRAKGEWCKGSDYDVLIGLKIDDKKRFIDRIYEFSLLSDGEVEPFPYSCSEWRSMFKEFNTLLLEALEHGIIIFDRGSFAEMKKTFLKWREKGIVTPTSFGWRIKNA from the coding sequence TTGTTCGATCCAATGTTAAAGCTTGAAAATCCTTTACGAAAATTTATTTACAGATTGATGAAGAATCGAGAGAATGAGATAGAATTCATAGTGCTTTTTGGTTCACGAGCTAAAGGCGAATGGTGCAAAGGAAGCGATTACGATGTTTTAATAGGGCTTAAAATCGATGATAAGAAACGCTTCATCGATAGAATTTACGAATTCTCGCTATTAAGCGATGGAGAAGTTGAGCCTTTTCCTTATAGCTGCTCTGAATGGAGAAGCATGTTTAAAGAATTCAATACTCTGCTTTTAGAGGCGTTAGAGCATGGAATCATCATTTTTGATAGAGGTTCTTTTGCTGAAATGAAGAAAACCTTCTTAAAATGGAGAGAAAAAGGCATAGTGACTCCTACTAGCTTTGGTTGGAGAATTAAAAATGCTTAA